One window from the genome of Xenorhabdus bovienii SS-2004 encodes:
- the rluD gene encoding 23S rRNA pseudouridine(1911/1915/1917) synthase RluD, translated as MAQKIRLNATVAETQLGQRLDQALAELFSDYSRSRIKEWILDNKVQVNGKLINKPKEKVLGGEVISIDAIIEEDARWEPQDIELNIVYEDDDILVINKPRDLVVHPGAGNPDGTVLNALLYRYPAIADVPRAGIVHRLDKDTTGLMVIAKTVPAQTRLVESLQLREITREYEAIALGCMTAGGMVEEPISRHPTKRTHMAVHPMGKSAVTHYRVMEHFRAHTRLRLRLETGRTHQIRVHMAHIKHPLVGDPLYGGRPRPLKGASDEFREVMRNFDRQALHATMLRLYHPISGIEMEWHAELPDDMVKLIDVMKADAETFKDEMDW; from the coding sequence ATGGCACAAAAAATACGACTTAATGCAACAGTCGCTGAAACACAGCTCGGTCAACGTTTAGATCAGGCTTTGGCTGAATTGTTCTCTGATTATTCAAGATCCCGTATAAAAGAATGGATTTTGGATAATAAAGTTCAGGTTAATGGTAAATTGATCAATAAGCCAAAAGAAAAAGTACTGGGCGGTGAAGTAATTTCCATTGATGCCATCATTGAAGAAGATGCGCGTTGGGAACCACAAGATATCGAGTTGAATATTGTTTATGAAGATGATGATATTCTAGTGATTAACAAACCGCGTGATTTGGTTGTACATCCTGGAGCAGGTAATCCTGATGGTACTGTACTGAATGCCTTGTTATATCGCTATCCTGCAATTGCAGATGTCCCCCGCGCTGGTATTGTACACCGTCTCGATAAAGATACGACTGGATTGATGGTTATCGCAAAAACCGTTCCAGCGCAAACCCGCTTGGTGGAATCCCTACAACTGCGTGAAATTACCCGTGAATATGAAGCGATCGCCTTGGGATGCATGACAGCAGGGGGAATGGTAGAAGAACCTATATCCCGCCATCCGACAAAACGGACACACATGGCAGTGCATCCTATGGGAAAATCGGCAGTTACCCATTATCGGGTTATGGAACATTTCCGGGCACATACTCGTCTGCGTCTGCGACTGGAAACTGGCAGGACACATCAGATCCGTGTCCATATGGCACATATCAAGCATCCTCTGGTTGGTGATCCTTTATACGGTGGCCGTCCTCGTCCGTTAAAAGGTGCTTCAGACGAATTTCGCGAAGTGATGCGCAACTTTGATCGTCAGGCATTGCATGCCACCATGCTACGACTTTACCATCCCATTTCTGGTATTGAGATGGAATGGCATGCAGAATTACCAGATGATATGGTTAAATTGATTGATGTGATGAAAGCGGATGCTGAAACTTTCAAAGATGAGATGGACTGGTAG
- a CDS encoding 3-deoxy-7-phosphoheptulonate synthase, translating to MIMQKGALNNIHILGEQIFITPEELKQKYPLSRNDLHTITNARNTIADIIQHRDPRLLVVCGPCSIHDVDAALDYARRLKVLSAELSDCLYIVMRVYFEKPRTTVGWKGLISDPHMDGSFDIDAGLHIARSLLMNLVKMGLPLANEALDINNPQYLGDLFSWSAIGARTTESQTHREMASGLSVSVGFKNGTDGNLNTAINAMKAAAMPHCFMGISQSGQVCLLQTQGNPNGHVILRGGAEPNYSSEHVADCENQMIKAGLTPSLMIDCSHGNSNKDFRRQSIVVDSVAEQIMSGNRSIIGIMLESNIHEGNQPSEQLRSEMKYGVSVTDACINWQTTEQVLRKLHQQIAPRFAKRNMMMEKAG from the coding sequence ATGATCATGCAAAAAGGTGCACTTAATAACATTCATATTCTTGGTGAACAGATTTTTATCACACCTGAGGAACTGAAACAGAAATACCCATTGAGTCGCAACGATCTGCATACCATCACAAATGCCCGTAATACCATCGCTGATATTATTCAGCACCGTGATCCTCGTTTGTTAGTGGTGTGTGGCCCCTGCTCAATTCATGATGTGGACGCTGCCCTCGATTATGCCCGTCGCCTGAAAGTACTTTCTGCTGAATTAAGTGATTGCCTGTATATTGTTATGCGTGTCTATTTTGAAAAACCCCGTACGACAGTTGGTTGGAAAGGCTTAATCAGTGATCCCCATATGGATGGTTCGTTTGATATAGATGCTGGGCTGCATATTGCCCGCAGTTTATTAATGAATTTAGTTAAAATGGGATTACCACTGGCCAATGAAGCACTAGATATTAATAATCCTCAATACTTGGGAGACCTATTCAGTTGGTCAGCTATCGGGGCGAGAACGACAGAATCACAAACTCACCGCGAAATGGCATCGGGATTGTCTGTCTCCGTTGGATTCAAAAATGGGACTGATGGTAATTTGAATACTGCAATTAACGCCATGAAAGCGGCTGCCATGCCACATTGCTTCATGGGAATAAGTCAGTCAGGGCAAGTCTGTCTGCTACAAACTCAAGGTAACCCAAATGGGCATGTTATCCTGCGTGGTGGTGCTGAACCGAATTACAGTTCTGAGCATGTTGCTGACTGCGAAAACCAAATGATCAAGGCAGGTTTAACGCCATCGTTAATGATTGATTGCAGCCATGGTAATTCCAATAAAGATTTTCGTCGTCAGAGCATCGTAGTGGATTCTGTTGCTGAACAGATTATGTCTGGAAATCGATCTATCATTGGTATTATGTTGGAAAGCAACATTCACGAAGGAAATCAGCCTTCAGAACAGCTTCGTTCTGAGATGAAATATGGTGTTTCAGTGACTGATGCCTGTATTAACTGGCAAACCACGGAGCAGGTATTAAGAAAATTACACCAACAAATAGCCCCACGTTTTGCAAAACGTAACATGATGATGGAAAAAGCAGGATAA
- the raiA gene encoding ribosome-associated translation inhibitor RaiA: MLVNITSKQMEITPAIRSHIEDRLNKLNKWQVNLISPHIVLTKEPQGFLADATIGIPNNTLVASAKHEDMYAAINELLTKLERQLNKVQHKGEARRADHSVKDSNFDIEV; this comes from the coding sequence ATGTTAGTGAACATCACCAGCAAACAAATGGAAATTACCCCCGCAATTCGTAGCCACATAGAAGACCGTCTAAACAAGTTGAACAAATGGCAAGTCAACCTAATTAGTCCACATATCGTACTCACAAAAGAACCACAGGGGTTCTTAGCTGATGCCACAATAGGTATACCAAACAATACATTAGTTGCTAGTGCAAAACATGAGGATATGTACGCTGCCATCAACGAACTACTAACAAAATTAGAGCGTCAACTCAATAAAGTGCAGCATAAGGGAGAAGCACGCCGTGCAGATCACAGCGTTAAAGACTCCAACTTTGACATAGAAGTTTAA
- the pheA gene encoding bifunctional chorismate mutase/prephenate dehydratase: MERNLVNIREEISSIDADLLDLLGKRRQLACDIAQTKLLEHRPVRDKDRERELLNVLINKGKIHGLDGFYITRLFQMIIEDSVLTQQALLQQHLNQTPYDSARITFLGPKGSYSHIAARQFSARHFNQLIECSCHKFPDIFSLVEIGQADYGILPLENTSSGAINDVYDLLQQTPLFLVGEITLPINHCLLIGTETDTSKIKTVYSHSQPFQQCNQYLNQFPHWKIVYCESTAAAMQKVAGLNSSEVAALGSEAGGALYKLRVLENNLANQQNNSTRFIVVAKKPIDVSNQVPAKTTFIMSTGQQAGALVDTLIILKKHDIIMSKLESRPINGKPWEEMFYIDVQANLRSMKMQQALKELSEITRFLKVLGCYPSENVTSIDPC, from the coding sequence ATGGAACGAAATTTAGTTAATATACGAGAAGAAATCAGCAGTATTGATGCAGATTTACTGGACCTGCTTGGGAAACGTCGGCAATTAGCCTGTGATATTGCGCAGACTAAACTTCTCGAACATCGCCCTGTTCGAGATAAAGACCGTGAGCGAGAACTACTTAATGTGTTAATTAATAAAGGCAAAATTCATGGTCTAGATGGGTTCTATATTACCCGCCTGTTTCAAATGATCATTGAAGATTCAGTATTAACCCAGCAAGCGTTGCTTCAACAGCATCTGAACCAGACACCTTACGACTCTGCACGCATTACTTTTCTAGGGCCAAAAGGTTCCTATTCCCACATTGCAGCCCGTCAATTTTCGGCGCGCCATTTCAATCAGTTGATTGAATGTAGTTGTCACAAATTCCCAGATATTTTTTCGCTGGTTGAGATTGGTCAAGCAGATTATGGCATCCTGCCTCTCGAAAATACCAGTTCTGGAGCAATAAATGATGTTTATGATTTATTACAGCAGACACCATTATTCCTTGTTGGGGAGATAACCCTGCCAATAAATCACTGTTTATTGATTGGTACCGAGACTGATACGTCAAAAATAAAAACAGTTTATAGCCATTCTCAACCTTTCCAGCAATGCAACCAATATCTCAATCAATTTCCTCATTGGAAGATTGTCTATTGTGAAAGCACGGCTGCTGCCATGCAGAAAGTAGCAGGGCTCAACTCGTCAGAAGTGGCAGCGTTAGGTAGTGAAGCAGGGGGGGCACTCTATAAATTACGAGTTTTGGAAAACAATTTGGCAAATCAGCAAAATAATAGTACTCGCTTTATTGTTGTTGCCAAAAAACCCATTGATGTGTCAAATCAGGTTCCTGCCAAAACCACGTTTATCATGTCAACAGGACAGCAGGCTGGTGCTCTGGTCGATACGCTTATTATCTTGAAAAAACACGATATTATAATGAGTAAGTTGGAATCACGTCCCATAAACGGCAAACCGTGGGAAGAGATGTTTTATATTGATGTACAAGCCAATCTTCGCTCCATGAAGATGCAACAGGCACTTAAAGAATTGTCAGAAATCACCCGGTTCTTGAAAGTCTTGGGATGTTATCCCTCAGAAAATGTGACTTCTATCGATCCCTGTTAA
- the bamD gene encoding outer membrane protein assembly factor BamD yields MKYLVAAATLSMVLSGCSNNKDAVPDIPQSQIYSAGQKHLQEGNYKGAIKQLESLDNRYPFGPYSQQTQLDLIYAYYKSAEFPMALASIDRFMRLNPTHPNIDYVIYLRALISQALDDNTLQSFFGIDRSDRDPEHARASFRDFNLLVSRYPNSQYTSDAAKRLVFLKERLAKYELAVVKYYTKRSAYVAVVSRVEQMLRDYPDTQATREALPYMEASYKELGLMAEADKVAKLIAANPV; encoded by the coding sequence ATGAAATATCTGGTGGCAGCAGCCACATTGAGTATGGTTTTATCTGGATGCTCCAACAATAAGGATGCTGTTCCTGATATCCCGCAATCTCAAATTTACTCAGCCGGGCAAAAACACCTGCAAGAAGGTAACTATAAAGGGGCTATCAAACAATTGGAATCCCTTGATAACCGTTATCCTTTTGGACCGTACTCCCAACAGACTCAGCTTGATTTGATTTATGCCTATTACAAATCAGCAGAATTCCCAATGGCTCTCGCATCCATTGACCGTTTCATGCGTCTGAACCCAACCCATCCGAATATCGACTATGTGATATACTTGCGTGCTCTGATATCTCAAGCCTTGGATGACAATACTCTGCAAAGCTTTTTTGGCATAGATCGTTCAGATCGAGATCCTGAACATGCCCGTGCCTCATTCCGTGATTTCAACCTGCTAGTCAGCCGTTATCCTAACAGTCAGTATACGTCCGATGCTGCCAAGCGTTTAGTCTTCCTCAAAGAACGTTTGGCCAAATATGAACTTGCGGTTGTAAAATATTACACTAAACGCAGCGCTTATGTGGCCGTTGTCAGTCGAGTTGAACAGATGTTACGGGATTATCCTGATACTCAAGCGACCCGAGAAGCACTTCCTTACATGGAAGCTTCCTATAAGGAATTGGGTCTGATGGCTGAAGCAGATAAAGTGGCAAAATTAATTGCGGCTAACCCAGTATAA
- the yfiH gene encoding purine nucleoside phosphorylase YfiH, with product MTPLIFPDWPQLDNVGACSTTRLGGVSLPPYDSLNLGNHVGDDSKCVERNRKLLVEYAQLPQQPVWLEQVHGTRVINLDGQPVKDNQADAVYTNIPGQVCAVMTADCLPVLFCTIAGNEIAAAHAGWRGLCTGVLENTVTQFSAKPEMIRAWLGPAIGPEKFEVGREVMDAFVVTNPELEQAFTPYGNKFLANIYLLAKLKLQSIGINEVFGGAVCTATEERNFFSYRRDGNTGRMATLIWLR from the coding sequence ATGACCCCACTGATTTTTCCTGATTGGCCACAGCTTGATAATGTTGGTGCTTGCAGCACAACCCGCTTAGGTGGAGTAAGCCTACCGCCTTATGACAGTTTGAATCTGGGTAACCATGTTGGTGATGATTCGAAATGTGTGGAGCGGAACAGAAAACTGCTGGTTGAATATGCCCAGTTGCCACAACAACCTGTCTGGTTGGAACAGGTACACGGAACTCGAGTTATCAATCTGGATGGTCAGCCAGTGAAAGATAATCAGGCTGATGCTGTTTACACGAATATACCCGGGCAGGTTTGTGCTGTCATGACAGCAGATTGCCTGCCTGTTCTTTTCTGCACCATTGCGGGGAATGAAATTGCAGCGGCGCATGCGGGATGGCGTGGGTTATGTACAGGGGTTCTAGAAAATACTGTGACTCAATTTAGCGCAAAACCTGAAATGATCCGCGCATGGTTAGGGCCAGCCATTGGCCCTGAAAAATTTGAGGTGGGTCGTGAAGTTATGGATGCGTTTGTTGTAACCAATCCTGAGCTAGAACAAGCCTTTACACCTTATGGTAATAAATTTTTGGCAAATATCTATTTACTGGCTAAATTGAAGTTGCAGTCTATTGGTATAAATGAAGTTTTTGGAGGGGCTGTTTGTACTGCCACTGAGGAAAGAAACTTTTTCTCCTATCGCCGTGATGGTAACACTGGACGTATGGCAACTTTAATCTGGCTGAGATAA
- the tyrA gene encoding bifunctional chorismate mutase/prephenate dehydrogenase, with product MVAKLSQLREQIDEADKALLALLAKRMYLVAEVGEIKSQLGLPIYVPEREASMLASRRQEAEAMGIPPDLIEDILRRIMRESYVSENDKGFKKLSTHLMPVVIIGGSGKMGRLFSRLLTLSGYEVRVLESGDWDKAEHILADAGMVIVSVPIHLTEEVIRRLPPLPEQCVLVDLASIKQRPLKAMLDVHQGPVLGLHPMFGSDVGSFAKQVVVYCDGRQPEAYQWFLEQISVWGARLHQISAEQHDKNMSFIQALRHFTTFSYGRHLAKEDIDLQQLISLSSPIYRLELAMVGRLFAQDPQLYADIIMSSPENIELIRRYHQSFGQAIEMLESQDKSAFIANFNQVNEWFGDEATRFMKESQSLLQQASDSRI from the coding sequence ATGGTAGCAAAATTATCACAATTGCGGGAACAAATTGATGAGGCAGATAAAGCATTATTGGCGTTACTGGCGAAGCGAATGTATTTAGTGGCAGAAGTTGGCGAAATTAAGAGTCAACTGGGTTTGCCGATTTACGTACCAGAAAGGGAAGCGTCCATGCTGGCTTCCCGCCGCCAAGAAGCTGAAGCTATGGGAATTCCGCCAGATTTAATTGAAGATATTTTGCGGCGCATTATGCGAGAGTCCTACGTAAGTGAGAACGATAAAGGATTCAAAAAACTCAGTACCCATCTGATGCCAGTGGTTATTATTGGTGGCTCAGGGAAAATGGGGAGACTGTTTAGCCGCTTGCTGACTTTATCTGGCTACGAAGTTCGGGTTCTTGAGTCAGGAGATTGGGATAAGGCTGAACATATACTGGCAGATGCAGGGATGGTAATCGTCAGTGTGCCGATTCATCTGACAGAAGAGGTTATCCGCCGTTTACCTCCTTTGCCGGAACAGTGTGTTTTGGTTGATTTGGCCTCTATTAAACAAAGGCCGTTAAAGGCGATGCTTGATGTTCATCAAGGCCCTGTTTTAGGGTTGCATCCTATGTTTGGATCCGATGTGGGCAGTTTTGCCAAACAGGTTGTCGTGTATTGTGATGGGCGTCAGCCCGAAGCATACCAATGGTTTTTGGAACAAATATCAGTATGGGGTGCGCGATTACATCAAATTAGCGCAGAGCAGCACGACAAAAATATGAGTTTCATTCAAGCGCTACGTCATTTCACTACTTTTTCTTATGGTCGGCATCTTGCAAAAGAGGATATCGATTTGCAGCAACTGATATCACTATCCTCCCCAATCTATCGATTGGAATTGGCTATGGTTGGTCGATTATTTGCCCAAGATCCTCAGTTATATGCCGATATCATTATGTCCAGTCCTGAAAATATTGAGCTGATCCGCCGTTATCACCAGAGTTTTGGACAGGCGATTGAAATGCTGGAAAGTCAGGATAAGTCGGCTTTTATTGCGAATTTTAACCAAGTGAATGAGTGGTTTGGTGATGAAGCCACTCGATTTATGAAAGAGAGTCAGTCTCTTTTGCAGCAGGCGAGTGATAGCCGGATATAG
- the rplS gene encoding 50S ribosomal protein L19, whose protein sequence is MSNIIKQIEQEQMKQDVPSFRPGDTVEVKVWVVEGSKKRLQTFEGVVIAIRNRGLHSAFTVRKISNGEGVERVFQTHSPVVDSISVKRRGAVRKAKLYYLRERSGKAARIKERLNAR, encoded by the coding sequence ATGAGCAACATTATTAAACAAATTGAACAAGAGCAGATGAAGCAAGACGTACCTTCATTCCGTCCGGGTGACACCGTAGAAGTTAAGGTATGGGTCGTTGAAGGTTCTAAAAAGCGTCTGCAGACATTCGAGGGTGTGGTTATTGCAATTCGTAACCGCGGTCTGCATTCTGCATTCACTGTTCGTAAGATTTCTAACGGCGAAGGAGTTGAGCGTGTATTCCAGACTCACTCCCCTGTCGTAGACAGCATCAGTGTTAAACGTCGTGGTGCCGTTCGTAAAGCTAAACTGTATTACCTGCGTGAGCGTTCTGGTAAGGCGGCTCGTATTAAAGAGCGTCTTAACGCTAGATAA